The genomic interval GCAGCGGCGACGTGGAACGCATCAGCGCCCGCATCGCGTTGCGCCAGGTGCGCCCGCGCGAACTGGTGGCTTTGCAGTACACGCTACAAAAAGCAGAGCTGCTCACGCCCTTCATACCGGCGCAAGCGGCACTTTTGACCCAGATTTCTGCGGCATTGCAGCCCCCCGAAGGCTGCGCCGCCCTGCTGCAAAGCGCCATCCTGGACGAGCCCGCTGCCCTGGTGCGCGACGGCGGCGTGATCAACCGCGGCTTCGATGCCGAGCTGGACGAGCTGCGCGACATCCAGACCAACTGCGATGCGTTCTTGCTCGACCTGGAAACCCGCGAGAAAGCCCGCACCGGCATTGCCAACCTGCGCGTACAGTTCAACAAGGTGCACGGCTTCTACATCGAAGTCACCCAGGGCCAGATCGACAAGGTGCCCGCCGACTACCGCCGCCGCCAGACCCTGAAGAATGCCGAGCGCTTTATCACCCCCGAGCTCAAAGCCTTTGAAGACAAGGCCCTGAGCGCCCAGGAGCGCGCCCTGGCCCGCGAAAAATGGCTGTTCGAGCAGGTGCTGGATGCCTTGCAGGCCTTTGTGCCGCGCCTGGGCCAGTTGGCCTACGCCCTGGCCGCGCTGGACGTGCTGTGCACCCTGGCCGAGCGCTCGCTCACCCTGAGCTGGTGCGCCCCGGTGTTTGTCAAAGAGCCCTGCATCGCCATCCAGGGAGGCCGCCACCCGGTGGTGGAAGCCCGCCTGGCCGAGACCAGCAACGCCAGCTTCATCGCCAACGACACCGCCCTGGGCCACCGCCAGCGCATGCAGATCATCACCGGCCCCAACATGGGCGGTAAATCGACCTATATGCGCCAGGTGGCCACCATCGTGCTGCTGGCCAGCATGGGCAGCTATGTGCCCGCCAGTACCTGCCGCCTGGGCCCCATCGATGCCATCCACACCCGCATCGGCGCGGCCGACGACCTGGCCAACGCGCAGTCCACTTTCATGGTGGAGATGACCGAGGCCGCGCAGATCTTGCACAGCGCCACCGCCCACAGCCTGGTGCTGATGGACGAAATCGGCCGCGGCACCTCCACTTTTGACGGCCTGGCCCTGGCCAGCGGCATTGCCGCGCACCTGCACGACAAGACCCAGGCCTTCTGCCTGTTTGCCACGCACTATTTCGAGCTCACCGAGTTCCCGGCCCAGCACCATGGCGCGGTAAACATGCACGTGAGCGCGGCAGAGTCGGGCCGCGACATCGTGTTTCTGCACGAGCTGCAGCCCGGCCCCGCCAGCCGCAGCTACGGCATCCAGGTGGCCCGCCTGGCCGGCATGCCCGCCGCCGTGCTCAACCACGCCCGCCACACCTTGGCTGCATTGGAAGACCACGCGCTGGGCCACCAGGCGCAGGTGGATTTGTTCGCGCCGCCGCCCGCTGCGGAATTGGTAGCACTTAGCGCCGTAGAGACGGCGCTGGAGGCCATTAATCCCGATGCACTGAGCCCGCGTGAGGCGCTGGAGGCCTTGTACCGGTTGAAAAAGCTGATCTGAGTGGTTGTCACACGTAAAATACATCTGTGTGACAACCCACGGAGTAGCCCCATGACCACCGCTGAAAAAATTCTCAACGTGCGCCTGCCGCTGGATGTCAGCGGGCAACTGGAAGAACTGGTGCGGGCCACAGGGCGTAGCAAAAGCTTTTTGGCGCTGGAAGCCTTGAAAAACTACCTGAACGCCGAGTCTTGGCAAGTGGCCGATATCCGCCAAGGCTTGGAAGAAGCCGACCGGGGCGAGTTCGCGACACCCGAAGAAGTCAAGGCCACATTCGCCAAGTTCGGCGTGAAATATGAGCTATGAGATTCAATGGACTGTACGCGCGCTGAAAAATCTAGACGCTATTGGTTCCTACATAGCCCAAGACAACCCGCGGCGCGCACAGAGCTTTGTGCAAGAACTGCTGGACAAAGCCACCTTGCTGCGCAACTTCCCTGCCATGGGCCGTCCAGGCCGCTTGCCCGGAACCCGTGAACTGGTCGTACACAAAAATTACATCCTGCCGTACCGCGTAAAAAACAACGTGGTGCAAATATTGCGCGTACAGCATGCCGCACAAAATGCTGCTCCCTCGGGAGCAGCCCCCACAGAAAGCCCCAAATGACCTACTGCGTCGCCATCAAACTCAATGCCGGGCTGGTTTTCCTGTCCGATTCGCGTACCAACGCCGGGCTGGACCAGATCAGCACTTTCCGCAAGATGATCGTGTACGAGAAGCCGCAAGACCGCTTCATGGTGCTGCTGTCGGCGGGCAACCTGAGCATTTCGCAGGCCATCCGCGAGATTTTGCAGATCGAGCAGCTCAAGGAAAGCGAAGGCG from Comamonadaceae bacterium OS-1 carries:
- the mutS gene encoding DNA mismatch repair protein MutS, whose translation is MSAKAPSPATALPTAGPAAAHTPMMQQYLAIKAEYPDTLVFYRMGDFYELFFSDAEKATALLDITLTKRGHTAGVPIPMCGVPFHALEGYLGKLIKLGESVAICEQVGEVTGKGPVERKVVRVVTPGTLTDAELLSDKTESVLLAIHQGPRNTCGLAWLSVTRAEIHLAECPSDELEAWVTRIAPSELLHSADASTSLEQRIQALKRATAPGVALSTTARPAWQFDAALGQRKLLEQLHAATLAAWQADDLPQAHAAAAALLSFAEHTQGRALSHVQTIRVQKGDASIHLPLSTRRNLELTQTLRGEDKPTLFSLLDTCSTSMGSRALKRWLLEPQRDRSEATLRLQAITTLREAGHGQRLREQLKGSGDVERISARIALRQVRPRELVALQYTLQKAELLTPFIPAQAALLTQISAALQPPEGCAALLQSAILDEPAALVRDGGVINRGFDAELDELRDIQTNCDAFLLDLETREKARTGIANLRVQFNKVHGFYIEVTQGQIDKVPADYRRRQTLKNAERFITPELKAFEDKALSAQERALAREKWLFEQVLDALQAFVPRLGQLAYALAALDVLCTLAERSLTLSWCAPVFVKEPCIAIQGGRHPVVEARLAETSNASFIANDTALGHRQRMQIITGPNMGGKSTYMRQVATIVLLASMGSYVPASTCRLGPIDAIHTRIGAADDLANAQSTFMVEMTEAAQILHSATAHSLVLMDEIGRGTSTFDGLALASGIAAHLHDKTQAFCLFATHYFELTEFPAQHHGAVNMHVSAAESGRDIVFLHELQPGPASRSYGIQVARLAGMPAAVLNHARHTLAALEDHALGHQAQVDLFAPPPAAELVALSAVETALEAINPDALSPREALEALYRLKKLI
- the relE2 gene encoding toxin RelE2; the encoded protein is MSYEIQWTVRALKNLDAIGSYIAQDNPRRAQSFVQELLDKATLLRNFPAMGRPGRLPGTRELVVHKNYILPYRVKNNVVQILRVQHAAQNAAPSGAAPTESPK